One stretch of Asterias rubens chromosome 8 unlocalized genomic scaffold, eAstRub1.3 super_scaffold_89, whole genome shotgun sequence DNA includes these proteins:
- the LOC117305559 gene encoding tumor suppressor candidate 3-like: protein MDMIRNGRVLPRIWLVFAMFCLSALVLSPGASCKKKEEVLGEKVKQLMDWSNKRFIIRMNGEKFRQYVKTSPRNYSVVIMLTAMQPQRKCTVCRQVNDEFQILANSWRYSQSYSNKLFFAIVDYDEGQDVFKLLKTTSAPSIIHFPPKGKPKKGDTFDIQRVGFQSEQMAKWVSERTDVHIRIFRPPNYSGTIALGILLSMIAGFLYFRRNNLEFLYNKTIWGVVSLCIVFAMTSGQMWNHIRGPPYAHRNPQTGQVSYVHGSSQGQFVAETHIVILLHAAVTVGVILLNKNAITEGDNRKRRVVTVIGLVMVVFFFSLLLSVFRAKYKGYPYSFLIK, encoded by the exons ATGGACATGATCAGGAACGGAAGGGTTTTGCCGAGAATATGGCTAGTTTTTGCCATGTTTTGCCTGTCGGCATTGGTTTTGTCACCTGGAGCATCGTGCAAAAAGAAAGAG GAGGTTTTAGGTGAGAAAGTGAAGCAGTTAATGGATTGGAGCAACAAACGCTTTATAATCCGAATGAATGGAGAGAAGTTTCGACAATATGTGAAGACGTCTCCACGGAACTACTCTGTTGTCATCATGTTGACAGCAATGCAACCTCAGCGCAAGTGTACTGTGTGTCG GCAGGTGAATGATGAGTTCCAGATCTTGGCCAACTCATGGCGTTACTCTCAGTCCTACTCTAACAAACTATTCTTTGCTATTGTGGACTATGACGAAGGTCAGGATGTGTTTAAATTG ctCAAGACAACCTCTGCCCCGAGTATTATCCATTTCCCACCCAAGGGGAAGCCCAAGAAGGGTGATACATTCGACATCCAAAG AGTTGGATTCCAAAGTGAACAAATGGCAAAGTGGGTCAGTGAACGAACCGATGtccat ATCCGCATATTCCGACCACCAAACTACTCTGGTACTATTGCTCTGGGTATACTACTTAGTATGATTGCTGGATTCTTGTACTTCAGACGTAACAATCTGGAGTTTCTCTACAACAAAACCATATGGGGAGTAGTTTCCTTG TGTATTGTTTTCGCCATGACTTCAGGCCAGATGTGGAATCATATTCGAGGTCCGCCATATGCCCACAGAAACCCACAGACTGGACAAGTG aGCTACGTTCATGGTAGCAGCCAAGGTCAATTTGTTGCAGAAACTCACATCGTCATCTTGCTTC ATGCTGCGGTTACAGTTGGAGTTATTCTGCTCAACAAGAATGCAATCACAGAGGGGGACAACAGAAAAAGACGAG TTGTGACAGTCATCGGCTTGGTAATGGTGGTGTTCTTCTTCAGTCTACTGCTGTCAGTATTTAGAGCCAAATACAAGGGTTATCCATATAG CTTCTTAATTAAGTAA
- the LOC117305508 gene encoding polyprenol reductase-like — protein sequence MFPQNILSYCWMVFIFVFCTMFILYRIPKLPNFLWNLISYGKVRNVSGRGKPSKKQTWQSKLDKVLDVPKRWFIHFYIVSVICNSFLLLNLISVVFYNGQMPGWYLDALRFLTNYPLQNPKASQLSIIIVIALLLIQGVRRLYECLVISSYSNSTIHISHYILGLLFYAFAGINVVAEGPELTGKVQMDSVRQLAEQLEWFHVAGILMFLWATYHHHVAHKIFAGLRTGHKDRSHRIPHGDWFELVSSPHYLAEILIYASLIIVLGFQHSMIYLVFFFTLANQVFASISVHEWYCQKFDNYPKGRKAIIPWLL from the exons atgtttcctcaaaatattttgtcCTATTGTTGGATGGTCTTTATCTTCGTGTTTTGTacaatgtttattttatatCGTATCCCAAAACTCCCAAACTTCTTGTGGAATCTCATTTCCTATGGGAAAGTGAGGAATGTTTCTGGACGCGGAAAACCTTCGAAGAAGCAGACATGGCAGAGCAAACTTGACAAAGTTCTGGATGTTCCCAAACG ATGGTTCATTCATTTCTACATAGTTTCTGTGATCTGCAATTCTTTTTTGCTGTTAAACCTAATAAGTGTTGTATTCTACAATGGTCAGATGCCAGGCTGGTATTTAGACGCGCTTCGATTTCTCACCAATTATCCTCTGCAGAATCCAAAAG CATCTCAGCTATCAATCATCATAGTCATTGCACTGCTTCTCATCCAAGGTGTAAGACGCTTATATGAATGTTTGGTAATAAGTAGCTATTCCAACTCCACCATCCATATCAGCCATTACATACTTGGACTACTGTTTTATGCTTTTGCTGGGATCAATGTAGTTGCTGAAGGACCAGAACTTACAGGAAAGG ttcaAATGGACTCTGTACGTCAATTAGCTGAGCAGTTAGAATGGTTTCATGTGGCAGGCATTCTGATGTTTCTCTGGGCAACATACCACCACCATGTTGCCCACAAGATATTTGCAGGACTGCGTACAGGACACAAAG ACCGTAGTCATAGGATTCCACACGGCGATTGGTTTGAGCTGGTCTCCTCTCCTCATTACCTAGCAGAGATTCTGATTTACGCTTCTCTGATAATTGTGCTGGGATTTCAACACTCTATGATCTACTTGGTGTTCTTCTTCACTCTGGCCAATCAAGTGTTTGCAAGCATCTCTGTTCATGAATGGTACTGCCAGAAATTTGACAACTACCCAAAAGGTAGAAAAGCTATAATTCCATGGCTCTTATAA